Below is a genomic region from Chryseobacterium scophthalmum.
CTGTGATGCACGATGTCACGAGCTAATTTTCTCGCTTCTCTCAATTCACCATAGTAATAAAAAATATCCGCTAAAGCTTCTTCATCATACTCATTGATTACTTTTTTAGCATCAAGACTCTGCATGACGTTCATTCTCATATCAAGCGGCGCATTGCTTCTCGTAGAAAAACCTCTTTCGCCTGCATCGAATTGATGAGACGAAACTCCAAGATCAGCCAAAATACCATCAACCTGAGAAACACCATACATCAAAAGAGAATTTTCAAGGAATCTGAAATTCTGATTGATTAACGTAAATTTCGGGTCGTCGATATTATTTTTAAGGGCATCAAGATCCTGATCAAAACCGTACAATTTTCCTTTTTCGGAAAGTCGGCTTACAATCTCGCGTGAATGTCCACCGCCACCAAATGTGCAGTCCACATAAATTCCGTCTGGATTGGTCACCAAATCATCCACACTTTGCTTCAATAAAACGGGGTTGTGATACATGCTTATTTGTGTTTATTTAATTATTCTTCATCAAACGCTCCCATCACATCTTCTGCAAGGCTTGCAAAATCGTCTTCATTGGTCGCAATTACTTTTTCATAAGCTTCTTTATCCCAAATTTCAAAAAGTTCTCCCGCACTCGTTATCACAATATCCTTTGTAAGGCTTCCAAAATGGGTAAGGTCTTTCGAAATCTGCAGTCTTCCGGCGGTATCAAGCTCAACCGTCTTCACTCCTGCTGTAAACATTCTTATAAAATCTGCATTTTTTTTGATGAATCTATTCAACTTATTTATCTTATCCATCAGCTTATCCCAGGCTTTCATAGGGTAAACTTCAAGACATGGTTGAAACACAGAACGCTTTACCACAAAGGTTTTATCCTCAAAGTCCTCCATCTGCTTAATTAGCGATGAAGGCACTTTAAGGCGACCCTTGTCGTCTATTTTGCACTCATATGTTCCAATGAAATTTCTCATTTGGAACAAAAATATAAATATTTTTCCAAATCCTCCCACTTTTTCCCACTTTTTGACTTAATGTTAATAAGTTTCATTAAATATTGACTATCAGAGAGATAAAATAATTCATTTAATCTATAATATAAACCTTCTTGTATTCAAGGCATAACAAAAAGAATTGTAAAAAATACCACAACAATAGGTTTCATATATTATTTTTAGTTTATATTAGTTATATCAAAAAATTTTTGGTGTTTAATTTGTATTTTTGCAAGGCTTAGATAGGCATTATGAGATTTAGTACAAAAAAAGAAAAGAAATATAACTTTATAGAAGCTGGAGAAGGTCACCCTCTTGTGCTTTTGCACGGGTTGATGGGTGGATTGAGTAATTTTGATAAAATGGTGAGTTTTTTTTCAGAAAAAGGTTTTAAGGTTTATGTACCTCAATTACCGATTTACGATTTGCCGGTACTCAATACCAATCTCACAACGATTGCAAAATTTGTAATCAAATTTATCCAAACCAATATTGGCAAACCAGTTACCATTGTAGGTAATTCTATGGGTGGTCATGTCGGTTTAATTTTAACTTTGGCGCGCCCAGATTTGGTACAAAACCTTGTGTTAACAGGAAGTTCCGGTTTATACGAAAGAGCTTTTGGCGACAGTTTCCCAAGAAAAAACGACCGTTCTTATATCAGAAAGAAAGCAGAAGAGGTTTTTTATGACCCTTCAGTTGCTACTGAGGATTTGGTAGATGAAGTTTTCAGTGTGGTAAATGATCGAATGAAAGGAATCAAAACCGTAATGTTGGCAAGAAGTGCCATCAAACACAATATGTTGAATGATCTTCCTAAAATCTCAAGACCAACATGTCTTATTTGGGGAAAACAAGACAATGTAACACCTCCGGAAGTTGCAATCGACATGCACAAATTTATCCCTAATTCAGATTTATTCTGGATCGATAAATGCGGACATGCTGCAATGATGGAAAAGCCAGATGAGTTTAATGAAATTCTTTACGACTGGGTAAAAGACAAAATATAAAACGATAAACCATTAAGACTCTTCTTAATGGTTTATTTTTCTAAATATAAAAATCAATAAAATGGTTATAAAAACAGCAACGTTTGTAAAAAGCAGTGGAAAATGGCAAGAATGCCCAGAACCTGACATGCCGGAATATGCTTTCATTGGAAGATCAAACGTAGGTAAGTCTTCATTGATTAATGCAATGATGAACCACAAAGATTTAGCAAAAACATCAGGAACGCCGGGAAAAACTCAGCTTATCAATCATTTTTTGGTTAACGAAAACTGGTATCTTACCGATTTGCCGGGTTATGGGTATGCAAAAGTTTCGAAAGTTCTCAGAAAAGATTTTGAAAAACTGATTACCAACTATATTCTTAACAGAAGAAATCTTGTGAATCTTTTTGTATTGGTAGATTCTCGTCACAATCCACAAAAGATCGATTTGGAGTTTATACAATGGTGTGGCGAAAGCGGAGTTCCGTTTTCAATTGTTTTTACGAAAGCAGACAAATTGAAACCCAACATTGCCATCAAGAATGTTGAAGCCTATAAAAATGAATTGCTGAAAACATGGGCTGATCTTCCTGAAATGTATGTAACCTCAGCAGAAAAGAAAGAAGGATGCGACGAAATTTTAAATTTCATTCAGACAACAAACGAATTTTTAGTTAATAATAGCGTTAATTTCAATGAGTAATATTGTTTGGAAAATAAAAAGTTTCGAAGAATTGACGACTTCCGAACTTTACGAAATCATTAAAGCAAGAGTAGATGTTTTTGTGGTTGAGCAAGACACTCCTTATCCTGATTTGGATGGATATGATCAAAAAGCACTACATCTTTGGGCAGAGCAAGAGGATAAAACCGTATTAGCATACTGCCGAATTTTTGACAGAGGAATAAAATATGACGAAACTTCAATTGGAAGAGTTTTAACCTCAGAAAAAGGCAGAGGAAAAAATCTAGGAAAACAATTGATACAATATGCAGTTGAAACGATAGAAAACCGTTTTAAAACTTCTGAAGTAAGAATTTCTGCACAGGATTATTTGTTGAGATTTTATTCAGGTTTTGGCTTTACAGCTACCGAAAAAAAATATTTGGAAGACAACATTCCGCATACGGAAATGTTTAGGAAATAATTGCATTAGCTTTAACTTGATAATATAAAGCCGGAATTTGAAAAAACTCCGGCTTTAAAATACCAAAAACTTAAAAAAGTGAATATGATCATTTTTTTTGAGATATTATATGAGAGATATTGATTAATTATTTAGTGAAATTCTTTTTTTGATAAAGTGCCGCAAGATAAAGTCTGTTCTTACGGCACAAAATACAAATGATGATAAAAATGCGTTAAAAAAAATATTCTTAAACGCTATAGCTAACATACTGGTATTTATATCCAAAACAAAGAAAAGGGCTTGTAATTTTCCGGAATTTTACAAATATAAAAGCCAGAACTTTTAAATTCTGACTCTAGCAAAAAAATTTAAAAAATGAACTAATTATTCTCTTTAGATAACAAAATGATTTAATGTACTCTAACTTTAAAGGCTTCTTATAAAACAGTTTCTTTGTCTGAAGAATAATGTGAAATTGCCAATAACAGCATTAAACATACAATTTTTATAACCTTATCTTTCATACTACAATTTTTTATTAAAAGCGCTGCAGGAAATCTGTTTCTACGGCACAAAGTACATCTGATAATAAAAATGTATTAAGATTTTTCATCTTAAACAATTAACATTAACAAGGCTAACTTAGGTGTTTTCAGATTTTAAAACAATCAAATGGTTGGTAATTTTCCGGAATATTACAAGCAAAAAATCAGAAGATAACATTCCTTTTACGAAATGTTTAGAAAAACACATTTCTTCAAGCATGATTGCTGTCAAGATAACAATATTGCTATTTCTCAATCCTGAAACAGAATATTTCGAAACAGTTAGCTTGTCCAACTCTTGCATTGATGACCTTTAAGGTCAAATTTTTGAGTGTTTTGGTCAAACATCCAGCTTTTTTACTCAAATGTCCGAGCTTTTTGCTTTAATATCAGAGC
It encodes:
- the yihA gene encoding ribosome biogenesis GTP-binding protein YihA/YsxC; the encoded protein is MVIKTATFVKSSGKWQECPEPDMPEYAFIGRSNVGKSSLINAMMNHKDLAKTSGTPGKTQLINHFLVNENWYLTDLPGYGYAKVSKVLRKDFEKLITNYILNRRNLVNLFVLVDSRHNPQKIDLEFIQWCGESGVPFSIVFTKADKLKPNIAIKNVEAYKNELLKTWADLPEMYVTSAEKKEGCDEILNFIQTTNEFLVNNSVNFNE
- a CDS encoding restriction endonuclease subunit S domain-containing protein → MQELDKLTVSKYSVSGLRNSNIVILTAIMLEEMCFSKHFVKGMLSSDFLLVIFRKITNHLIVLKSENT
- the rsmH gene encoding 16S rRNA (cytosine(1402)-N(4))-methyltransferase RsmH, yielding MYHNPVLLKQSVDDLVTNPDGIYVDCTFGGGGHSREIVSRLSEKGKLYGFDQDLDALKNNIDDPKFTLINQNFRFLENSLLMYGVSQVDGILADLGVSSHQFDAGERGFSTRSNAPLDMRMNVMQSLDAKKVINEYDEEALADIFYYYGELREARKLARDIVHHRKNKTIETTEDLKKLFSYLPPHKVNKFYAQLFQAIRIEVNQELEVLKEMLVQSYKILKPGGRLVVISYHSLEDRLVKRFLKNGMFEGEPQRDIYGNYEKAFELVKSKAIIPDDKEIEENSRARSAKMRTGIKL
- a CDS encoding GNAT family N-acetyltransferase, whose amino-acid sequence is MSNIVWKIKSFEELTTSELYEIIKARVDVFVVEQDTPYPDLDGYDQKALHLWAEQEDKTVLAYCRIFDRGIKYDETSIGRVLTSEKGRGKNLGKQLIQYAVETIENRFKTSEVRISAQDYLLRFYSGFGFTATEKKYLEDNIPHTEMFRK
- the mraZ gene encoding division/cell wall cluster transcriptional repressor MraZ, whose amino-acid sequence is MRNFIGTYECKIDDKGRLKVPSSLIKQMEDFEDKTFVVKRSVFQPCLEVYPMKAWDKLMDKINKLNRFIKKNADFIRMFTAGVKTVELDTAGRLQISKDLTHFGSLTKDIVITSAGELFEIWDKEAYEKVIATNEDDFASLAEDVMGAFDEE
- a CDS encoding alpha/beta fold hydrolase, yielding MRFSTKKEKKYNFIEAGEGHPLVLLHGLMGGLSNFDKMVSFFSEKGFKVYVPQLPIYDLPVLNTNLTTIAKFVIKFIQTNIGKPVTIVGNSMGGHVGLILTLARPDLVQNLVLTGSSGLYERAFGDSFPRKNDRSYIRKKAEEVFYDPSVATEDLVDEVFSVVNDRMKGIKTVMLARSAIKHNMLNDLPKISRPTCLIWGKQDNVTPPEVAIDMHKFIPNSDLFWIDKCGHAAMMEKPDEFNEILYDWVKDKI